One window of the Triplophysa rosa unplaced genomic scaffold, Trosa_1v2 scaffold58_ERROPOS1407097, whole genome shotgun sequence genome contains the following:
- the LOC130551057 gene encoding uncharacterized protein LOC130551057 isoform X2, with the protein MANVSDVFVPLCADEETIALQSELEKQIQDLLEKQTRLRERKTALETSRADARKSAVPAILKDDANVGAVVLHAGVNDVRMRQSEILKRDFRSLIETVRNASPTARIIVSGPLPTYRRGNEKFSRLFALNKWLMSWCIEQKLLFVNNFDLFWERPRLFRPDGLHPSSIGAVLLSDNISKTLRTA; encoded by the exons atggctaatgtttcagatgtgtttgtacctctgtgtgcagatgaggaaacgatcgcacttcagtcggaactggagaagcagatccaggatctactagagaagcagacacgcctgcgagaacgaaaaacggcgctggaaacatccagagctgacgctcgcaaatccgcg gtacctgcgatcctgaaggacgatgctaacgtcggagctgtcgtgctgcacgcgggggtgaatgacgtcaggatgaggcagtcggagatcctgaagagggacttcaggagtctgatcgagacggtacgcaacgcatcgcccacagcgaggatcatcgtatcagggccgcttcctacctaccgacgagggaatgaaaagttcagtagactatttgctctaaataaatggttgatgtcatggtgtattgaacagaagctgctctttgttaataattttgatctgttctgggagcgacctaggctcttccgccctgacggcctgcaccccagcagcatcggagcggttcttctgtctgacaacatctcaaagacgctacgcaccgcttga
- the LOC130551057 gene encoding uncharacterized protein LOC130551057 isoform X1, which yields MANVSDVFVPLCADEETIALQSELEKQIQDLLEKQTRLRERKTALETSRADARKSAVSFHRDFNTPSTSTPRVSLHRAQASRTRSAQMNFTPAPAHPRRKARARTGAMTQPPPPVFEIPTRNRFAALCETECNAVVIGDSIVRNVPAILKDDANVGAVVLHAGVNDVRMRQSEILKRDFRSLIETVRNASPTARIIVSGPLPTYRRGNEKFSRLFALNKWLMSWCIEQKLLFVNNFDLFWERPRLFRPDGLHPSSIGAVLLSDNISKTLRTA from the exons atggctaatgtttcagatgtgtttgtacctctgtgtgcagatgaggaaacgatcgcacttcagtcggaactggagaagcagatccaggatctactagagaagcagacacgcctgcgagaacgaaaaacggcgctggaaacatccagagctgacgctcgcaaatccgcggtaagttttcatcgcgattttaatactccttccacttctactccgcgtgtttctctgcacagagcccaggcttcgagaacacggtcagcccaaatgaacttcactcctgcaccggcacacccacggcgaaaggcgcgagccaggactggagcgatgacccaaccgccgccaccggtcttcgagatcccgaccaggaaccgctttgccgccctctgcgagacggaatgcaacgctgtggtcatcggagactcaatcgtccggaac gtacctgcgatcctgaaggacgatgctaacgtcggagctgtcgtgctgcacgcgggggtgaatgacgtcaggatgaggcagtcggagatcctgaagagggacttcaggagtctgatcgagacggtacgcaacgcatcgcccacagcgaggatcatcgtatcagggccgcttcctacctaccgacgagggaatgaaaagttcagtagactatttgctctaaataaatggttgatgtcatggtgtattgaacagaagctgctctttgttaataattttgatctgttctgggagcgacctaggctcttccgccctgacggcctgcaccccagcagcatcggagcggttcttctgtctgacaacatctcaaagacgctacgcaccgcttga